One part of the Rubidibacter lacunae KORDI 51-2 genome encodes these proteins:
- a CDS encoding site-specific integrase — protein sequence MLDGAIGAKTGARTVWALYPEWVERFNLPAIAITKLRGQIETADDYSRRGAKGFARYGVPHKPYAIRHCYSRRLRDFDVGDADAAAMMGHSLKVH from the coding sequence GTGCTTGATGGCGCGATCGGGGCGAAAACTGGGGCCCGGACAGTATGGGCGCTTTACCCCGAGTGGGTAGAGCGCTTCAACCTTCCCGCGATTGCGATTACAAAATTGCGCGGGCAAATCGAGACAGCTGACGACTATAGCCGGCGCGGCGCCAAGGGTTTCGCCCGCTACGGCGTCCCTCATAAACCCTATGCAATCCGTCACTGTTACTCGAGGCGATTGAGGGATTTCGATGTCGGCGACGCAGACGCCGCGGCGATGATGGGACATAGCCTTAAAGTTCATTAA
- a CDS encoding MbtH family protein: MLSEESHITYKVVINGEEQYSILPADRENPLGWRDDGKRGTKQECLDYIKTVWTDMRPLSLRRKMD; this comes from the coding sequence ATGCTTTCTGAAGAAAGTCACATCACGTACAAAGTTGTTATCAATGGCGAGGAACAATACTCCATTTTGCCGGCGGATCGTGAAAATCCCTTAGGATGGCGTGATGACGGCAAGAGGGGAACCAAGCAGGAATGCCTGGATTATATAAAGACCGTCTGGACAGACATGCGTCCACTGAGTCTCCGACGCAAAATGGACTAG